In Actinomycetota bacterium, the sequence AGATGCAGGCGAGGAGGACCGGACAATCACGCCGATAACGCGACCATCGGGTTCATGAGACGACTTGATTGGGAAGGCGTTGCCAACGGCTCGACCAAAGTGCAGTGCCTGATCGATCTCAGGAAGCCGGCCGCGTGGCACGAACCGACCGACTAAATCCTCTTCAACAGTCGTTGAAGCTGTAGTTGGTCGCACGAGTGCAGCAGCAAGAGCGCCTGCGTTGTTCCAAGTTGGCACCCACAGCACGAGATCACTCAGCGAGAGATCTGCGATGAGCCCCCAGGCGCCAATGATCTGTTGAAGTCTGTCGACTTCTTCAGGGTGCAGATCAGTGCGTTCCTCTGCCAGTTCTTGGACGGTGCCCACAGCAGTTGAGCGTACGCGGAAGCGTCAATGGAATGACGAAGCGGCGCGGCGCAAGATTCAGTTCGAACGCAGGCTTGCCTGGATCTGGCTGACGATCCGAGTGCGCAGTTCTTGTGGCGTTTCCATCGCAGTGCAACAGCGGCGAATGCGAGCTTGCACGATTTGCTCCGCGGTGTAGTGGTCTGCGCATGGCGGGCACTCCTGCAAATGCACCGTCACTTCAAAGCGATGACCATCATCGATCTCGTTATCGATGTACACCCACATCAGTGACAGCACTTCAACACAAGGCACGTCGTGATGATTGCCGCAACTCATGAACCCACCTCCTGGGCTACAAAGCCGCGCTCGGCAGCGTACTCGCGCAACAGCCCTCGCAGAAGCTTGCGTCCGCGACTCAAGCGAGACATCACCGTGCCAACGGGAGTCTGCATGATCTCGGCGATCTCCTTGTAGGCAAAGCCTTCAACATCGGCGAGATAGACGGCCATCCGAAAGTCATCAGGCAGCGCAGCAAGTGCTTCCACGATCTCTGCGTCAGCAAGATGATCAAGGGCTTCGGCCTCGGCCGAGCGCATGCCCAGGTGCTCGCCAACTTCATTCAACTCA encodes:
- the rsrA gene encoding mycothiol system anti-sigma-R factor codes for the protein MSCGNHHDVPCVEVLSLMWVYIDNEIDDGHRFEVTVHLQECPPCADHYTAEQIVQARIRRCCTAMETPQELRTRIVSQIQASLRSN
- a CDS encoding sigma-70 family RNA polymerase sigma factor — its product is MTTETKDEKAARFERDVMPFLDSLYGAALRMTRNPADAEDLVQETTLKAFAAFDSFTEGTNLRAWLFRILTNSYINQYRKKQRQPFQTSADELTDGELNEVGEHLGMRSAEAEALDHLADAEIVEALAALPDDFRMAVYLADVEGFAYKEIAEIMQTPVGTVMSRLSRGRKLLRGLLREYAAERGFVAQEVGS